Proteins encoded together in one Neobacillus sp. FSL H8-0543 window:
- a CDS encoding metallophosphoesterase produces the protein MLLLKNRLLAILLLLGIFICIGPFQSTHAETVNQIDEPILQFPVFSDVHIGGESEKEKFIRALTDYQRMAPNYQAIVMLGDLTNFGAEKEYDVFNMIVNSYINPSADKVITIGNHEYMEGQFAPQGLDEELYRNRFLNKTGMPGIESQVYYDKWVEGYHFIAMGTEGYLTPDIKDHAEISEKQYTWLEKRLAENADPAKPIFVFLHQPIDQTVYGSEKWGAGFTDTRLKDILNQYPQVILFSGHSHYLLNHPRAIYQDGFTMVNTGSVAYSYSDLGYNQLSQGLLVNVYPDRVEIKAREFTNNTWIQTFQVKTPYEKTYKDISKPYFMQGSMVEIKENEKGNLVTLSWDAARDNTLVDKYVIKHDGKVVQTIPTKFWENGELKQVDGKIPNLTPDTEYNFKLFAVDAWNNESLNSLPIAFKTSTAVGWMMVDGEWRFYDGGKSVTGWKYIDGHWFLFLNDGKMHTGWYSEGSQSYYLNKSGYMQIGWKDIDGKSYYFGLNGAIKTGWIYDSNKWYYLNSDSSLKLGWFLDGGKWYFLKSDGMKTGWEKFDNDKWYFFNSSGAMQTGWILSNGRWYYLGNNGIMKTGWVLVGNTWYYLESSGGMKTGWLLEKGKWYYLMNDGSMQTDWAKINHVWYYFSSYGVLT, from the coding sequence ATGTTACTCCTGAAAAATAGATTACTTGCCATTTTACTACTCTTGGGTATCTTTATTTGTATAGGGCCTTTCCAATCAACGCATGCAGAAACGGTAAATCAAATAGATGAACCTATTCTTCAGTTTCCAGTGTTTAGCGATGTTCACATAGGTGGTGAATCAGAGAAGGAAAAGTTTATTAGGGCGCTAACAGACTATCAAAGAATGGCTCCGAACTATCAAGCAATTGTGATGTTGGGGGATTTAACAAACTTTGGTGCTGAAAAGGAATATGATGTTTTTAATATGATAGTAAACTCATATATAAACCCTAGTGCTGATAAAGTAATCACAATTGGAAACCATGAATATATGGAAGGGCAGTTCGCACCTCAAGGATTGGATGAAGAACTTTATCGAAATAGATTTTTGAATAAAACAGGTATGCCAGGAATAGAGTCGCAAGTTTATTATGATAAATGGGTAGAAGGCTACCACTTTATTGCTATGGGGACTGAGGGGTATTTAACTCCAGATATCAAAGACCACGCTGAAATTTCAGAAAAGCAATATACCTGGCTTGAAAAAAGATTGGCGGAAAATGCTGACCCAGCGAAACCAATCTTTGTCTTTTTGCATCAACCCATTGATCAAACAGTGTATGGTAGTGAAAAATGGGGTGCTGGATTTACAGATACTCGGCTAAAGGATATATTGAACCAATATCCGCAGGTTATCCTGTTTTCGGGACATTCCCATTATTTATTAAACCATCCAAGAGCCATTTATCAGGATGGTTTTACAATGGTAAACACTGGTTCTGTTGCTTATAGCTATTCTGACCTAGGATATAATCAGCTCTCACAGGGGTTACTTGTAAATGTGTATCCTGATCGGGTAGAGATTAAAGCAAGGGAATTTACCAACAATACATGGATTCAAACATTTCAAGTAAAAACACCTTATGAAAAAACTTACAAGGATATATCAAAACCATATTTTATGCAGGGGTCAATGGTGGAAATCAAGGAAAATGAAAAAGGCAACCTCGTTACTCTTTCATGGGATGCTGCAAGGGATAATACGCTTGTTGATAAATATGTAATTAAACATGATGGTAAAGTGGTCCAGACAATCCCTACAAAATTCTGGGAAAATGGCGAACTAAAACAAGTTGACGGGAAAATTCCTAATTTAACTCCTGATACCGAATACAATTTTAAACTATTTGCAGTAGATGCATGGAATAATGAATCACTTAATTCCTTGCCGATAGCCTTCAAAACTTCAACCGCTGTTGGATGGATGATGGTGGACGGAGAGTGGCGATTTTATGATGGTGGAAAAAGTGTCACTGGCTGGAAGTATATTGATGGACATTGGTTCTTATTCCTTAATGATGGGAAAATGCACACTGGCTGGTATTCCGAGGGCTCACAGTCATATTATCTGAATAAAAGTGGCTATATGCAGATAGGATGGAAGGATATCGATGGTAAATCGTACTATTTTGGACTTAATGGTGCAATAAAGACAGGTTGGATCTATGATTCTAATAAGTGGTATTACCTGAACAGTGATAGCAGTCTTAAGCTTGGTTGGTTTCTCGATGGAGGGAAATGGTACTTCCTAAAGTCAGATGGAATGAAAACTGGCTGGGAAAAGTTTGACAACGATAAATGGTATTTCTTTAATAGTAGTGGAGCGATGCAGACTGGCTGGATCCTATCAAATGGTAGATGGTATTATCTAGGTAATAACGGAATAATGAAAACTGGCTGGGTTTTAGTAGGTAATACATGGTATTACTTGGAATCTAGTGGAGGAATGAAAACTGGCTGGTTGTTAGAAAAAGGGAAATGGTATTACCTTATGAATGATGGGAGCATGCAGACCGATTGGGCAAAAATTAATCACGTATGGTATTACTTTTCGAGTTATGGTGTATTAACATAG
- a CDS encoding oligosaccharide flippase family protein — protein sequence MQKSLFKNAFYKIALNFFNLIVPVIIGAYVYRTLGSHAIGSIKYGETIFNYFFIFAAFGVYQYGLREVSRIKSDIKKASQLFTNLFIFSLLTNIVTLIIYLAVAYFGYGDNALFPILLIYSINIFFNLFYVEWVNEAFEEYGFITLKTMIIKMIYVALLLLFVKSSDDYLIFVGLLVLTTVLNNIISFIYVKRRVKFDFSDIRLRTHLKPMFLVVIFSNGNILYTQLDRFMLGEFVSETSVAYYTMAQQISTMINAIMLSIIQVTIPRLSFLVGSGDNEEQYLDLLGKITKIYLSILFPAAIGLYVISDLGVRIYGGAEFINAGSVLAIFALYMITLGFESILSNQVIYIKQKEAILVRFIFIGGFANLALNSLCIYFGVLNAGTAILTTAIANLVLITCEYTYIKRVLKIPIRLLSWTNLKYLVYSLSFIPVSLAIRSIFSGTILLFVLIIVACVSVYLIILLLTRDEIVTLFTSKVKGKFLKRK from the coding sequence ATGCAAAAATCGTTATTTAAAAATGCTTTTTATAAAATTGCTTTAAATTTCTTTAATCTGATCGTGCCTGTGATTATTGGGGCGTACGTTTATCGGACATTAGGTTCTCATGCGATCGGAAGCATAAAGTATGGCGAAACGATTTTTAATTACTTTTTTATTTTTGCGGCCTTTGGCGTTTATCAATACGGATTGCGTGAGGTCAGTAGAATAAAAAGTGATATCAAAAAGGCATCCCAACTTTTTACTAACTTATTTATATTTAGCCTTCTGACTAACATAGTTACCCTTATAATATATCTGGCTGTTGCCTATTTCGGTTATGGAGATAATGCTCTTTTTCCAATTTTACTGATTTACTCGATTAATATCTTCTTTAACCTTTTTTATGTCGAGTGGGTAAATGAGGCCTTTGAGGAATATGGGTTTATTACACTAAAAACAATGATAATAAAAATGATTTATGTGGCTTTATTACTCTTGTTTGTTAAAAGCTCAGATGATTATCTCATTTTTGTTGGTTTGTTAGTGCTGACAACTGTGTTAAATAACATTATTAGCTTCATATATGTAAAAAGAAGAGTGAAATTCGACTTTAGTGACATTCGGTTGCGGACCCATTTAAAGCCTATGTTTCTTGTTGTTATTTTTTCCAACGGAAATATTCTTTACACGCAGCTCGACCGCTTCATGCTTGGGGAATTTGTAAGTGAGACATCAGTAGCCTATTATACAATGGCTCAGCAAATCTCGACTATGATTAATGCGATTATGCTTAGTATTATTCAAGTGACGATTCCTAGATTGTCGTTTTTAGTGGGCAGCGGTGATAATGAGGAGCAGTATCTTGACTTGCTGGGTAAAATAACTAAAATCTATTTGTCCATCTTATTCCCTGCTGCTATTGGACTTTATGTGATTTCTGATCTCGGTGTAAGGATTTATGGGGGAGCGGAATTTATAAATGCTGGATCGGTGTTGGCGATTTTTGCCCTCTACATGATTACCCTCGGGTTCGAATCAATCCTTTCCAATCAGGTTATCTATATAAAGCAAAAAGAAGCTATCCTGGTACGATTTATTTTTATTGGTGGATTTGCCAATTTAGCATTAAATTCCCTATGCATTTATTTTGGTGTGCTAAACGCGGGAACCGCAATTTTAACTACTGCTATAGCGAATTTGGTGCTAATAACTTGTGAGTACACTTACATTAAGAGGGTTCTTAAGATTCCAATCCGTCTACTATCCTGGACGAATCTAAAGTATCTTGTCTATTCACTCTCATTCATTCCTGTATCACTGGCGATTCGCTCTATTTTCAGTGGAACAATTTTACTATTTGTGTTAATCATCGTTGCCTGCGTCAGCGTGTATTTGATCATTTTACTACTGACAAGGGATGAAATCGTCACTTTGTTTACTTCAAAGGTGAAGGGGAAGTTTTTGAAAAGGAAATAG
- a CDS encoding nucleotide sugar dehydrogenase, producing MMNKICVVGLGYIGLPTSVMFANNGIQVHGVDVNATAVEKIQNKQLHIEENGLEERLIAAIDSGNLTASTTPEKADVFIIAVPSPINSDKTADMKYVEAATRTIVPYLEKGNLVILESTVPPRTVEDVMLPILKESGLDIGTDLLVSHSPERVIPGRVFEELVNNSRIVGGINEESSEKTAELYRAFVKGEIFLTDATTAEMVKVIENTYRDVNIAFANELARVSETIGVNVWDAIKLANHHPRVNIHLPGPGVGGHCIAVDPWFLVELDKGNANIIHLARKTNDSMPHYVANKVKAICDEYQILNPKVAVLGLSFKANIDDMRESPSLEVIRQLNELNLELTAFDPHIHEQKIPQQALKLEEALKHADIVLVLTEHEELKILDPKLTANLVRSKIVFDAKNCLPREAWVKAGFDVRVLGDSKHS from the coding sequence ATAATGAATAAAATTTGTGTCGTTGGTCTTGGCTATATCGGTCTCCCAACATCTGTTATGTTTGCAAATAATGGGATTCAGGTTCATGGTGTAGACGTTAATGCTACGGCCGTTGAAAAAATCCAAAATAAACAGCTTCATATCGAAGAAAATGGATTGGAGGAAAGGCTGATTGCGGCAATTGACAGTGGCAATCTAACTGCTTCAACAACACCAGAAAAAGCAGATGTTTTTATTATTGCAGTGCCTTCACCTATCAATTCTGATAAAACGGCAGATATGAAGTATGTTGAAGCTGCTACAAGGACGATTGTTCCTTATTTGGAAAAAGGTAACCTTGTCATTCTCGAATCAACTGTACCTCCTCGTACTGTAGAGGATGTCATGCTCCCAATATTAAAAGAAAGCGGACTGGATATTGGAACTGATTTATTGGTGTCGCATTCACCAGAAAGAGTTATTCCAGGACGTGTTTTTGAAGAGTTAGTCAACAATAGTCGAATTGTCGGTGGGATTAACGAAGAGTCTTCTGAGAAAACAGCAGAGCTATACCGGGCATTTGTAAAAGGAGAAATTTTCTTAACGGATGCGACCACAGCTGAAATGGTAAAAGTAATCGAAAATACCTACCGTGATGTAAACATTGCCTTTGCTAATGAACTGGCTCGTGTTAGTGAAACGATCGGGGTTAATGTTTGGGATGCAATTAAACTTGCAAATCATCATCCGCGTGTAAACATTCACCTTCCTGGGCCAGGAGTGGGTGGACATTGTATTGCGGTTGACCCATGGTTCCTTGTTGAACTTGATAAAGGAAATGCAAATATAATCCACCTTGCTCGAAAAACGAATGACTCGATGCCACATTATGTTGCCAATAAAGTAAAAGCAATTTGCGATGAGTATCAGATACTTAACCCGAAAGTTGCTGTGTTAGGTTTATCGTTCAAGGCAAACATTGATGATATGCGTGAAAGTCCTTCGCTTGAAGTGATTCGTCAATTAAATGAATTGAATCTCGAATTGACCGCTTTTGATCCACATATACACGAACAGAAGATTCCACAGCAAGCATTAAAGCTGGAGGAAGCATTAAAACATGCTGATATCGTGTTGGTATTGACTGAACATGAAGAATTAAAAATTCTTGATCCAAAGCTAACGGCTAATCTTGTCCGGTCAAAAATTGTTTTTGATGCAAAGAATTGTCTTCCACGTGAGGCTTGGGTGAAAGCAGGATTTGATGTGAGGGTATTAGGAGATTCTAAGCATAGCTAA
- a CDS encoding MBOAT family O-acyltransferase, translating into MVFSNLVFLFIFLPLVLGSYFLVRKELQNYLLLGFSLVFYAWGEPKYVVIMIFSIILNYISGYLVHTFRNHKNLKKITLTVAIISNLLVLGYYKYINFLVENINELFSMNIQIDPVVLPIGISFFTFQSMSYVIDVYRQPDEVQKNPFHLALYVALFPQLIAGPIIRYNEIAAQIRKRFVNLEKFSEGLRIFIIGLSKKVLIANQVGFVADAIFNKPASEMSVLLAWIGIIAYSLQIYFDFSGYSDMAIGLGKMFGFDFSRNFNYPYISKSIGEFWRRWHISLSSWFRDYVYIPLGGSRVSKFKSYRNLFIVWGLTGLWHGASWTFIAWGLYYGVIIAIERAWLGKILEKLWSPIRHTYVILIFLIGWVFFRADNFSYSFDFIRTMFGANHQPLYDKLAIYYLYDYGAVLVLAMIVSTPVIPYLNKKINKLITGAVLHHSKQLMISGIFLFLLIINIVHMVNSTFNPFIYFRF; encoded by the coding sequence TTGGTTTTCAGCAATTTGGTTTTTTTATTCATCTTCCTACCGCTCGTTCTGGGATCTTATTTTTTAGTTCGCAAGGAATTGCAAAACTACCTGCTATTAGGCTTTAGTTTGGTTTTTTATGCATGGGGCGAGCCTAAATATGTTGTAATTATGATTTTTTCAATCATTCTAAATTATATAAGTGGGTATCTTGTTCATACGTTCCGTAATCATAAAAATTTAAAAAAGATTACACTAACGGTAGCCATCATAAGTAATCTTCTCGTCTTAGGCTACTATAAGTATATAAATTTCTTGGTCGAAAACATTAATGAATTATTTTCAATGAACATTCAAATTGATCCAGTCGTATTACCAATTGGAATTTCCTTCTTCACTTTCCAATCAATGTCTTATGTCATTGATGTTTATCGACAACCAGATGAAGTTCAAAAAAACCCTTTTCATTTAGCCTTATATGTAGCTCTCTTTCCGCAATTAATTGCAGGACCAATTATTCGATACAATGAGATTGCAGCTCAAATTAGGAAGCGTTTTGTCAATCTGGAGAAATTCTCAGAAGGTCTTAGGATTTTTATTATCGGTTTATCAAAAAAAGTATTAATTGCTAATCAAGTCGGCTTTGTTGCTGACGCTATTTTTAACAAACCAGCCTCAGAGATGAGTGTTTTACTTGCCTGGATAGGAATTATCGCCTATTCTTTGCAAATTTACTTCGATTTCTCTGGTTATTCTGATATGGCGATTGGTTTGGGGAAAATGTTTGGTTTTGATTTTTCCAGGAACTTTAACTATCCATACATTTCAAAATCAATCGGTGAATTTTGGCGGAGATGGCATATCTCCTTGAGTTCTTGGTTTCGGGATTATGTTTACATCCCATTGGGGGGGAGTAGAGTTTCAAAATTCAAAAGCTATCGAAACCTATTTATTGTCTGGGGACTAACAGGGCTATGGCACGGTGCAAGTTGGACTTTTATTGCTTGGGGCCTCTATTACGGAGTTATTATTGCGATTGAAAGAGCTTGGCTAGGTAAGATTTTAGAAAAACTATGGAGCCCAATTAGACATACATATGTCATCCTTATTTTTTTAATTGGCTGGGTGTTCTTTAGGGCCGATAATTTTTCCTATTCTTTTGACTTTATCAGGACCATGTTTGGTGCAAACCACCAACCACTTTATGATAAGCTTGCTATTTATTATTTATACGACTATGGGGCTGTTCTGGTTCTTGCGATGATTGTCAGTACACCAGTAATTCCCTATCTAAATAAAAAGATAAATAAGCTCATTACTGGAGCGGTATTACACCATTCAAAACAACTAATGATCTCCGGAATTTTCTTATTCTTATTGATCATTAATATTGTCCATATGGTAAACTCAACCTTTAATCCATTTATTTACTTCCGATTCTAG
- a CDS encoding LicD family protein has protein sequence MERREKEAMIVDNLIKQLRASKFYRVAKSNPVLIKMKRKYDKVQYDKQKNSVHLHGSTILKLMKEGFAEIGEEFWLDYGTLLGAVREKDFIAHDKDLDIGCFDFDDEKKDKLVNILEKKGVKLYKQYEMDGKIFEQAFHYNGLHIDVFYYWKQSENIVWCYFGEIGTKMEFENRPKYQIAKGYLTSKVTAHFTGLMDYGFKGETYKIPVNYDEYLIDNYGTTYMQIDEGWSSGESPTNLEVVDKDVIVKEYI, from the coding sequence ATGGAGAGAAGGGAGAAAGAAGCAATGATTGTTGACAATCTAATTAAACAATTACGGGCAAGCAAATTTTACCGTGTTGCTAAAAGTAATCCTGTATTAATTAAAATGAAAAGAAAATATGACAAAGTCCAATACGATAAACAGAAGAATAGTGTCCATCTCCACGGTTCAACCATCCTAAAACTTATGAAGGAAGGCTTTGCCGAAATTGGCGAGGAATTCTGGCTTGATTATGGTACCTTACTTGGGGCTGTTCGGGAAAAGGACTTTATTGCGCATGATAAGGACCTGGACATTGGCTGCTTTGATTTTGATGACGAAAAGAAGGACAAATTGGTTAACATCTTAGAGAAAAAGGGTGTAAAGCTGTATAAACAATATGAAATGGATGGAAAGATTTTTGAGCAAGCATTTCATTATAATGGCTTACATATTGATGTATTTTATTATTGGAAACAAAGCGAAAACATTGTCTGGTGTTACTTCGGTGAAATTGGTACAAAAATGGAGTTTGAAAATCGTCCAAAGTACCAAATTGCCAAAGGTTATCTTACCTCTAAAGTGACAGCCCATTTTACAGGGTTAATGGACTATGGATTTAAAGGGGAAACATATAAAATCCCAGTTAATTATGATGAGTATTTAATTGATAACTACGGGACAACTTACATGCAAATAGATGAAGGTTGGTCATCTGGTGAATCCCCAACCAACCTTGAAGTGGTTGATAAGGATGTAATAGTTAAGGAATATATATAA
- a CDS encoding NlpC/P60 family protein, with protein MKKLIFSGLLTCSLLLSGLIAEQKTEAASIGETVSNVALSVKGVPYSWGGTTTSGFDCSGLVNYAYKQAGVSLPRTSADLYNYGQVVSKGNLTEGDLVFFSTYKAGPSHVGIYLSDNQFIHASNSGVTVDSLTSRYWSGAYYGAKRVYTQTGWVKSNSTWYYYNQGEMKTGWLYTGGKWYYLASDGSMKTNWVKVNGSWYFLTANGDMKTGWVYVNNEWYYLAGNGAMKTGWIWSNNKSYYLKSDGSMAKDTIIDGYVVGSDGAWIQ; from the coding sequence ATGAAAAAATTAATATTCAGTGGTTTACTAACATGTTCTTTACTCTTAAGTGGATTAATAGCCGAGCAGAAAACAGAAGCAGCATCCATTGGGGAAACGGTTAGTAATGTTGCCCTTAGTGTTAAAGGTGTACCATATTCATGGGGTGGAACGACTACAAGTGGATTTGATTGCTCAGGTTTAGTTAATTATGCATATAAACAAGCAGGAGTATCGTTACCGCGAACATCTGCAGATTTATATAATTATGGACAAGTAGTTTCGAAAGGTAACTTAACAGAAGGCGATTTAGTTTTTTTTAGTACATACAAAGCAGGTCCTTCCCATGTAGGGATTTATTTAAGTGATAATCAATTCATTCATGCTTCTAATAGTGGTGTTACCGTTGATTCATTAACGAGCAGGTACTGGAGTGGGGCATATTATGGCGCGAAAAGAGTATACACCCAAACTGGATGGGTTAAATCAAATAGTACTTGGTACTATTATAATCAAGGTGAAATGAAAACAGGCTGGCTTTACACTGGCGGGAAATGGTATTACTTAGCATCTGATGGTTCCATGAAAACAAACTGGGTTAAAGTAAATGGTTCATGGTACTTTTTAACTGCAAACGGTGATATGAAAACAGGTTGGGTATATGTGAATAATGAGTGGTATTATCTTGCGGGTAATGGTGCCATGAAAACAGGCTGGATTTGGTCCAATAATAAATCCTATTATTTAAAGTCTGATGGTTCGATGGCAAAAGATACAATCATCGATGGATATGTAGTAGGATCCGATGGGGCTTGGATACAATAA
- a CDS encoding WecB/TagA/CpsF family glycosyltransferase: protein MKENFLGVDVCNYDYDQLASLLMKDIENKKKSFIVAINPEKIMKAQEDKELTKLLNRADYQIPDGIGVILASKLKGGQVKSRVTGIDMMLKICQTAAEQGKRIFLYGGKPGVADAAKRELEKQFTGIQIVGTLHGYEKDEKVIIDTINQHQPEVMFVALGSPAQEYWIVNHMDKVTPFVFQGVGGSYDVISGNLKRAPQLFQSLGLEWFYRLVKEPWRLKRQLILPKFLLKTIKK from the coding sequence ATGAAAGAAAACTTTCTCGGGGTTGATGTTTGTAATTATGATTATGACCAACTAGCCTCGTTATTAATGAAGGATATTGAAAATAAAAAGAAGTCATTTATTGTGGCAATTAATCCAGAAAAAATTATGAAAGCACAGGAAGATAAGGAATTAACAAAGCTTCTGAACCGTGCTGATTATCAAATTCCGGATGGTATTGGAGTTATTTTGGCATCTAAGCTAAAGGGCGGCCAGGTGAAGAGTCGTGTAACAGGAATAGATATGATGCTGAAAATCTGTCAAACTGCGGCTGAACAAGGGAAAAGGATTTTTCTATACGGTGGAAAGCCAGGAGTGGCCGATGCGGCAAAGCGGGAACTTGAAAAGCAATTCACTGGGATTCAAATTGTTGGTACCTTACATGGCTATGAGAAAGATGAAAAAGTCATCATAGATACAATTAATCAGCATCAACCAGAGGTAATGTTTGTCGCCTTAGGCAGTCCAGCTCAAGAATATTGGATTGTCAATCATATGGATAAAGTGACACCCTTTGTTTTTCAAGGGGTTGGCGGTTCATATGATGTTATTTCAGGGAATCTTAAACGAGCGCCACAGCTTTTCCAATCACTGGGACTCGAATGGTTCTATCGCCTTGTTAAGGAACCATGGCGTTTGAAACGGCAGCTTATTTTACCGAAATTCCTGTTAAAAACGATAAAGAAATAA